The sequence below is a genomic window from Lolium perenne isolate Kyuss_39 chromosome 7, Kyuss_2.0, whole genome shotgun sequence.
TGCATGAAGATTCAACGTAGTGTTCATTATGTTCTTCGTGTGAAACTTTTTCTGATGTTTTGTTTGACATCGCTATGTAATCTCAGTTCTCTCCTTCTCGGGAGGCTGCTAGCTCACTGTCTAGGTTGCTAAATAATGTTTCAGTTTGCAAAAAAAATGATGCTTAACTAAGTACACCAACATGCTGTTTTCTGAAGTATTTTAAATTTTCAAATCGTATTTTTTTGATACGTGTAGTTTGGGCTCACAGCGCCACATCGGTAATGCTGGCGAACAGGCCAACGTGAATCCGGTCGGAAGATGGACTCCATACGGAGTCCGAACAGATCCCTCCGCCTTTATATATACATAAATAATACATCGACCCGCCGCCGCTTCGTCCATCCACAAAAAACCGCACCCAACTCGAGTTTCAGATTCCTCGCAGCTGAGTCGACGCGTCCGATCTAGCAATGGCCGAAAATAAGGAGTCTCCGCTCGATCTGAGCGCCGGCGGATCAAGCGCACCGATGGCCGGCGGCGAGGAGTTCTCGCTGCAGCCCTGCAACCAGGTGGAGGAGAGCGCGCGGAAGAGGAAGGCGCCGGCTTCCGGACTCAATGGATGTGCCCCGAAAAGGAGGGGAGAGGAGGTGGTCGGCGAGGAGGAACCTTGGCGGGCGGTGGACTCGCAGCTGATCCTGCAGGAGGGGGAGGAGGGAGCCACCCCGGGCTTCGACGAATTCATGGTGCGGCTCAGGGCGAGCTTCGCTGCGGACGTGAAGAAGGTGTTCGCCAACAGCCCGAGCATGGTGTCGCCAGACTTTCCCAAGGCGTCCGATCTACCGATGGCCGACCAGGAGAAGTTTCCGCTCGATCCGAGCGACGACGGATCAAGCATGCCGACGGCCGGCGGCGAGGAGGGGGACGACGATCAAGCGGGCCGTCTTGCCGAGGAGTTAAGAAACACGGTCCAGGGGGACATGACCGTGGCGGCCTACTGCAGAAAACTGAAGAAGATCGCCGATCAGCTCTATGACATCGATGACCCCGTCTCCGACAAAAACCTCACCATGCAGCTCATCGCCGGCCTCGACGCCCGGTTCAAAGAGCAGCGGgaactcctcgaatccatggttcCCTTTCCTTCCTTCAGGGAGGCCCAGTCCAGATTGCAGGTAGCCGAGATCAAACTCACGTCCAAGATCAAGTTCACGTCTAAGGGAAAGGCCGACCCTGATCAGACCCGGCGGAGGTGGAGAGCCTATTATGAATAAGCTCCAGTAAGGGCCACCTATTGTTACTGGCAGTAGCGAATCCAGCCCATTTTTTTAGGGTGGGGCAGACCCTACTTAGGCtgggtttatttttatttttttccccTTATTTTCTATATAAAACATACGATATTGACTGGGAAATCTTAGGGTGGGGCCCTTCTTCTGCAGTGTTTTTCACCATGTGTGTTGTGGTATGTTATGTTATGTTAAGCGAGGTGTACGTTTGTTCTGGTTGATTGGGAGAGCAGGTAGTACCTTTTATTCTTTTGCTTCAGTGTTGAACAAGGGAGAATTACATGGCTGTGGAACAAAACATATACTTCCCTCACTTGATCTCTTAATTGTGGAAAGGGTTGCTTTGCCCATGGTATATGTTGTTTACCGATGAATGTTGCTAGTACATAAATTAAGTCTATAAAATACATATATTTCGCATTGTAACCAAAATATGCCAGGTTTTCTAAATGAGCCAAAACCACTCGAACCTTACAAAGTTCCAAATAATGGGGATACTACAATTTCTGTTCCCTTATGGGGCACTTGCAACGGGGCACTGTGTAGTCTACCGGAATGCTCCCTCTTTTTAGACGTCGGATCTAAATCGTGCGGCTCTGCTCCGTTTCCACTAGCGTCCAAAATGTGGCCGGCTTCATCTCATCGAATTAATTAGTCTTGCGCTGTCCTCACCGTATTCATCTCCCCCGCACTCACTTCCCCCTTGTTCGCATCGCTTCTGTGTCCTTCGTCACCCCGTCGATTGGAGCCTCGCCGAATCCAGTCGTTGACGACGAGAGGTACTGCCGAGAACTTCGTTGTGTTGTGTGTCGGTGTGCTTAGGTCCCTTTCTTCTTGAACTCGTCGTTCGTCGTTCTCGGAGTTTTTTCGCCGTGTTTTTGGTGAGTGCGGATTTGATTTCCGTGTCGATCTCACTCGAATCGGCCAGTCTTAGTCCAGCGACGGTGTGTAGTTGTCGTTGAAGATCGTCGGGAGGGTTAGGCGTGTCGAATCGTGGTATTGTCGTTCCTGGATATGGCTCGCCGTCGGTGAGTAGCGCTTTGTTGTCGGTGCCGATTTCACGCGATTCGGCTCGTCCTAGTCCGACGACTGTCTGGAGTAGTCGTTGAAGATCATCGGGAGGGTCAGGCGTGGCGAATCGAGGTGTTGTCGTTCCCGGAGGTGGGTCACCGTCGGTGAGTAGCGCTCGGGTTTGTTCTCGGTGCGGATTTCACGCGATTCAGCTCGTCCTAGTCCGTCGACTGTCTGGAGTAGCCTGGAGTAGTTGTTGAATAGGGTTTGGTGGTCAGGCGCGGCGAATTGTGGTGTCGTCGATCCCTCTCATTCGAGGATGTGTGTTCTGCTCGTAGCATTTGCTGCTCGTTCGAGGATGTGTGAATCTGCATGTAGTTTCCCTCTTTTGTTACATGTACTAGATCCCATACTCATCATCTATAATGTATTTTTTTGCTCATACTTTGTTGTCTTTTGCTCATCCTGCACATAGTGTGTTTCATTTTGTAGTTTCTGGGGTTTTATTACATATGTAATATGCAGACCTGAATTTCCCCATGTAAATTTTTTCACCATACTTACATGTTCTTCCTCAAAGATATTTCGCAGTATTGTTTTTACATCTGTAATATGCATAGCTGAATTTTCCCATGTAATTTTTTACGCAGTACTTACATGTTCTTCCTCAAAGACATTTAGTAGTAGTTTTCTACATCTGTAACATGCAGACCTGAATTTTCCCATGTAATTTTTCTTACAGTACTTACATCTTCCTCAAAGACATTTAATAGTATTTTTTTACATCTGTAATATGCAGATCTGAATTTCCCCATGTAATTTTTTTCACGGTACTTACACGGTACTTACATGTTCTTCCTCAAAGACATTTAGCAGTATTTTATTTACATCTGTAATATGCAGACCTGAATTTCCCCATGTAAATTTCAGTTGAATGAATTTGTCCATTCAATTGAATGAATTTGATTGTAGTTTTTTTCTAGGTTGTTGATTTCTAGATTTTGTTATGTTGACTGTATTATTTTGGATGATCTAGTGCTTAATTTCCTGTATCAAATCTGTGAAATCAGATAATGTTACACATCCTCATGTATAATTCATATTCAGGTGATGTTACTGTTTTCTCATGTATAATGTTTTTTTTTCGCATGTATTTTAGTGTGTTCCATTTTGTAGTTTCTGGAGTTTTTTTACATCTGCAATATGCACACCTAAATTTTCCCATGTAAATTTTTCACAGTAATTACATGTTCTTCCTCAAAGATATTTAGCAGTATTTTTTTACATATGCAATATGCAGAGCTAAATTTCCGCATGTAATTTTATTCACGGTACTTACATGTTCTTCCTCGAAGATATTTAGCAGTATTTTTTTTTTACATCTGTAATATGCAGACCTGAATTTCCACATGTAATTTTTTTCACAGTACTTACATGTTCTTCTTCAAAGACATTTAGCAGTAATTTTTTTTTTACATAATATGCAAATCTGAATTTCCCCATGTAATGTTTTTCACAGTAATTACATGTTGTTCCACAAAGACATTTAGCAGTATTTTATTTACATCTGTATTATACAGACCTGAATTTCCCTATGTAGATTTCAGTTGAATGGATTTTTACATTCAGTTAAATGAATTTGATTGTAGTTTTTGTTCTAGGTTGTTGATTTCTAGATTTTGTTATGTTGACTGTATTATTTTGGACGATTTAGTGCTTAATTTCCGTTATATGCATGTATCAAATCTGTGAAATCAGATAATGTTACACATCCTCATGTATAATTCATATTCAGGTGATGTTACTATTTTCTCATGTATAATTTTTTCGCAGGTATTTTCTAGTTGTCATTGATGTCATATCTGAATTTCTTTTCAAAATGATCCCACTTACATCTTTGGTAATGAACATTTTTCCCTGTAATCTGAGCTGAGCTGAATATTTTCTTATGATTTTATCTGTTAAAAGATGTAACATGGTGTGTAATGTATATATAATATTCTTTTGTGCCCAaatattttttgttttttgtttttggtttTTTTTCTCAGTAGAAGTCAAAGACTCCAAAGACCAAAAAGAAGAACAGCTATGCAAAATTCAGAAAGATGAAACAGAGGCTACAGTATAAATCAGTCCTCCATAGCAAGACGTGCTGAATGAGAAACCGTTGAGTAGTGTGCCTCCACTGTAGGAGCGATGCCACTTGCATCGGAGGCACCAGCAagagatgatgaagatgaaggtgACACCAAGGTGTGCCTCCACTGGAAATGTAAATAATGATGCTGACAAGAAAGAGGATGATGAGAAGAAAGAGAAGGTACGTATTATTGATTTCACACGTTTATTTTTTATCTTTTTGTATTCCTTTGTGTGTTTAGTAAACATGATGACAGGCATGTTTTATTTATTCTTTTGTAACAACAGTAGGTTCTCTAGATCTTTTTTTCTTCTACATCCACGTTACTATTTTTTACATCCTCAATTAGAATCACAAATACTAGAATATTTTTTGAGATGTAATTTTATGTAGCTAAACTCTAATTTATTACATTCCAATATTTGTTCTGAATTTGAGGAATCAAAGGAGAAGATGGGCAGATGCATTTACTTTTTATTTATGTGAATTTATACATAATCAAGAGCTCGTTTTTCCCCGTCATGAACTCTCCACGGAGTTGAGGAATGAGAATGCATTCTCTGCATTTGACGTGGACCTGGACGGTAGTAGGAGATGAAATAGGACTTTCTATTTTTAGACCACCGGGATGTTAGACTCGTTTATTTCCTAATTTGGGTGGAGTATCCCGGTAGACTAACCGGTGCTATAGCACCGCGTAGCATTGTCCTTTCTTATTCCTCGTTTCTTTCTCGCCACCTCCACCCGCTCCCCTGACACTGTCCCTCCCACGCCGCCGATCTCCACTAGACAGGGAAGGTCTGGCTCATCGCAGTCGGGTGCGCCTCGCGGACACCGGGAGGCTAATCGATCCGCCTCAACGACAGTGGGGTGCTAATGTATCTGCTTCACCGTCCCTGGGATGCCAGTATGCCACATTGCCACCAGTGCTTCCCGTTATCTCCTCCGGCGGCGCTTTCTGCTCCAGTCGCGTGGTCCCTCGGTGATCATGCATAAAATTTGGGAGGAGGACAAGAACTGGATCCTTCCCGGTGCAAAGGGTCTTGGGGAACTTTTAGGCTGATCTTTCTCGGTGGTGTTCcttgggaggggggggggggggttccccCCCTTGTTCTCGTTTTTCTTTTTGTGGGTTCAGCCATCCCCATGTTTTTTTCTcctatctacactacttaaaaaggaggaacatgttccttattctgccaaccTCCCAATACGTCAAACGGTTTCGTCGTCCTTGGTCGTACTCCTGTTCCGCTTCAGCATGGGCCGCTTCAGCCAGGCCCATCAGAATGTTCGTCGCACCCCTCGCTCTTCTCTCCCCCTGGCGATCCCTCCCTATCCAACCCTAGCCACCCTGCCGATCTCCTTCCTCCTTCACGCGCGACCAGGGAAGCCCCGACATGGCGCAGCACCCGGAGGTCGCTGGCGTGTTCCATGCCCGGCCGTCCGAGCTCGCCATCATCATCCAAGCTCGTGTGCATGTGCCTACCCATTCTCCTCCCGCACCTCACCCTCCATGCCTCATCCTGCTACACTTGGGTGACACACCAGCCCTCTTCCCCGCACCCGGGGCCACTCACACCTTCCCCTCCATCGCCTCCTCACACCGGCCGCCGGATCTGGCCGTCACCATCACCACCGTGCAGAACGGGCTGTCACCACCTCCCCCTGGACAAATTGCGAGAAAGAGCAGCAGTATGGATGCCGAGATCCGACcttcccccctcctcctcctcctcctcatgtctATCCATCTCTCTAATCTGCAGCAACGAGAGCATTTACCATGTGTTCGTGCAGTGAATTTTAGGTCAATACATGTGGACGAATTGAAGCATGTTTTGTACTCTGAACTGAAGCATGGGAAGATGGGATCCAAGCACGTCTTGTGGATATGGGAGGTCAGCCAAATTAACTGTTACTAATTGCTGTAGATTTTTCAAGTTATTGATGctctatgatttaccttgttagcAAGGCTGGTATGCACATTGGGGACTCATATGGAGAATTAGAGTGCGTCAACGTAATGCGGTAGAAAGCGCTCTGGCTTTTACGATGCCTGATGAAGCGATGATTGTTGGGTGTTAGGTAGCAGCACAACTTCGTTCACTTGGAGATGATGCTACATTTTCTATATAAGTGCCTAACATCATCCACATCCTTAGGAATCTCATGGAAAGTTTGTAAATACCTTTCCTTTGCACTCTTCTATACACTATTGATTTTAAAATCTATGATCAACTGAAAAAAGAGAAGTATATGTATATCCCCTTGTTGTTTGTCAGCTTGTGTCATGGTGCTCACTCGTTGACCTTAACATGTTGAAATAAATATCTCTCTAGCATGGAATCCAGAAGACTGGAGCTATTAGTGTTTCTTCTCTGCTGTTTTTGGCCGTCAAATGCAGCAGCCTACAGACACACGAGCCCAGCCCCAAACCACTATACAACACTCCAAAAGCAGGTGAATAATTCTCATCCACCAACTCATGGAAGTTTCCAAACATTAcacctttccaatattctaggttACTCACTATCAAAATTGAACTATTTGGAATAAGGAATATCCACCACATGTTTGCTTGAATGTTTTCCTGTCAATGCTATACCTAATTAACTTAGGATGATAGAATCAagaatccagatggagggcatacattttaaaacaagtttaaattatacaGTGGATAT
It includes:
- the LOC127314718 gene encoding uncharacterized protein; this encodes MAQHPEVAGVFHARPSELAIIIQARVHVPTHSPPAPHPPCLILLHLGDTPALFPAPGATHTFPSIASSHRPPDLAVTITTVQNGLSPPPPGQIARKSSMNFRSIHVDELKHVLYSELKHGKMGSKHVLWIWESKKKNVHCQL